In the genome of Carya illinoinensis cultivar Pawnee chromosome 13, C.illinoinensisPawnee_v1, whole genome shotgun sequence, the window CAAGAGAGAACTGAGAGCTTCAACACATAAAAGAAATAGATATGGTGACAAagggtcaccttgtctcaagCCTCTTGTGGGTGTGATTACCTCTCCTGGTATGCCATTCAAAATTGTAGAATAAGTGACTGTTCTGACACAGTTCATTAGAAGGTTAGTCCACTTCAAGCCGAAACCCAACTTAATCAGGATAGCCTCTAAAAAATCctactccaccctatcataggcttttgacATGTCTAGCTTAATTGCCATAGAGCCctcccttcctttcttttttgagttCATAGTATGTAACATCTCAAAAGCCACCATTATATTGTCTGTGATGAGCCTATTGGGAAGAAAGGCACTTTGGTTCCACGATATAACCTTATCCAAGACCCCTATCATTCTATTTGCTAACACTTTGGAAACTAGCTTGTAGGCAACATTACAAAGGGATATAGGTCTAAAGTCTTGGACTGAAATAGGCTGGTTACCTTAGGAATAAGGACTAGATGGGTATGGTTCAATCTCCATGGCATTATTCCTGAACTTAGAAACTCCAAAACGGCACTGGACACATCCTTCCCCACAGTCTTCCAATGTTCTTGATAGAAGCCTGCACTATACCCATCGGGTCCAGGTGACTTGAAGGGAGACATATGCTTTAGAGCCACTTCTATTTCTTTTGCAGTGAAATTCCTTTCCAGCTTAGATCTCATTTCATTAGAAACCTTAAGATCTATTCCCTGCAGACACTTGTTGATGCATGTTGAATCCGGTTGAGTAGACTGATAAACTGAATTGAAAAAGGTCTTAAAACCTTCTGCTATAGCTTCTTTCTCTACTAGTTCAATCCCATTCAAGTCCTTCACTCTCCTGAtggcatttttctttcttctctggtTCACGCAGGCATGATAGAATTTGGTGTTTCTGTCTCCTTCTACCAACCAGTGTCTTTTAGCCATTTGTTTCCACTTTATGTATTCTTGGTTTAAAAGGAGATTAAGGTCCACTTGAAGCTTTTTCTGTTCTCTTGAGGTCTCTGACCCTGCATTCCTTTGTAAGGCATCTAGTTGGTTAGTCTTTTCTTTAATAGCCTCCAGCCTTTCTCTACTCAAATTCCTACTCCACTGACTGAGCTTCCTTTGGGTTGTTTCTAGCTTCCCCATCAAAACTTCCATCCTGCTCCTCTCTCCCATCTGTTTATTCCATGCTTCTGCTACTACCTCACTACAACCCTCCTCATAGTTCCAGCTGGCCTCATACTTGAAGAAATGATGCCATCTCCGAAATGAGCACCTCTCAATACTGAAATCTAACAATATTGGGCTGTGATCAGAACAGATGGCTGGGAGACTCTCAACTGTGTGCCCCGGATATAGATATTTCCACTCAACATTAGCTATGGCTCTATCCAATCTCTCTTTCGTAAAGGATTCATCTCATGGCAATTGCTCCAGGTGAATTTGTTTCCAACCCACCCCAGGTCGCATAAACTGCCTTCCTCCATCACCTCTCTGAATTGTCTCATCAGATACTCACTCCTAGGATTTCCTCCTACCTTCTCATCACTGTACAGAAcctcattgaaatcacctatgACGCCCCATCCCCCATCTGCAGGCTTAAAAGATGATAATAAACTCCAAGTCTTATTTCTTAAGCTTGTAACAGGGTGGCCATAGAAACAAGATAGCAGCCAACTGTTACTGCCTGATTCATCACTCATACGCACATTAATATGATGCTGAGAGTAATTGATGAGCTCTACCATACTCTCTTCCTTCCACATGAGCATAAGTCCCCCCCTCTTCCCACTGCCTCTACCACTACACAACCTTGAAACCTGAACCTCTTAGAGATCCTGCAGGCTTTTGTATACGATAACTTGGTCTCCATTAGAAAGACCAGCTCGGGCTTCTTTTCCTTGATCAACATACCAAGGTACTGAACTGtttgggggttcccaagccccctacagttccaacttaggatTTTCATAACCCCTGGTGGGGCTGCCTTGCAGCCTCCACCATGTCCACTGAGAGTGTTTCCTTTCCCAGTATGCCATTAACAGCAAATGACTTATGTTTTTTCAAGGGGCT includes:
- the LOC122290977 gene encoding uncharacterized protein LOC122290977, yielding MEEASKKYEATILLNHGYPIPRGKTHIYGNTLSGHGGGCKAAPPGVMKILSWNCRGLGNPQTVQYLGMLIKEKKPELVFLMETKLSYTKACRISKRFRFQGSNSWLLSCFYGHPVTSLRNKTWSLLSSFKPADGGWGVIGDFNEVLYSDEKVGGNPRSEYLMRQFREVMEEGSLCDLGPILLDFSIERCSFRRWHHFFKYEASWNYEEGCSEVVAEAWNKQMGERSRMEVLMGKLETTQRKLSQWSRNLSRERLEAIKEKTNQLDALQRNAGSETSREQKKLQVDLNLLLNQEYIKWKQMAKRHWLVEGDRNTKFYHACVNQRRKKNAIRRVKDLNGIELVEKEAIAEGFKTFFNSVYQSTQPDSTCINKCLQGIDLKVSNEMRSKLERNFTAKEIEVALKHMSPFKSPGPDGYSAGFYQEHWKTVGKDVSSAVLEFLSSGIMPWRLNHTHLVLIPKWTNLLMNCVRTVTYSTILNGIPGERGLIKGVAVSRKGTRINHLLFADDCAIFCRAQLVEWYQIKGLLKVYEEASGQTLNKEKTSVFFSSNTRVETKNFILQQINGSRCNNYNKYLGLPTIVGRSKYNTFQSLKEKVWRRVNSWKHRFLSTAGKEILIKSVLQAIPTYAMSVFKMPGKLLKDIKAIIAKFWWCQTEAGRGIHWKSWSSMGTVKNQGGLGFRDFNSFNRALLAKQLWRMIKEPQSLVSRVFKEKYFLNCEVMEAELKGSPSYIWRSIWSSRNLVREGLVWRVGNGRDISIWKEKWLPRPVTYQVQTPSPTLWIQTVR